The genomic interval GCGCGGTGCCCCGCGGCGAGGCGGGCGAGCTGTTGCTCACAGGCCCGCAGGTCACGCCGGGCTACTGGCAAGACCCGGAGCGCACGGCGCAGGCGTTCGTGGTGCCGCCTGACGAGCACGAGACCTTCTACCGCACGGGCGACCGCGTGCGCTGGCCCGCGGGGGGACCGCTGCTCTACCTCGGACGCGTGGACAACCAGGTGAAGATCCAGGGCTACCGCGTGGAGCTCGGCGAGATCGAGGCCGTGCTGCGCGAGGTGGCCGGGGCCGAGGTGGCCATCGCGCTGGGCTGGCCCCTGTCCACCAGCGGCGCCGACGGCGTGGTGGGCTTCGTGCCCACGCCGAGCGAGCTGGTGGGCAAGACGGACGCCGCCAGCCAAGCCGCGCGCGACGCGCTCGGCGGTGCGCACGTGGCCGGCGCCCGCGAGCGACTGCCGAGCTACATGCAGCCGTCGCGCGTGCTGCTGATCGACGAATTCCCGCTCAACGCGAACGGCAAGGTGGACCGCAAGGCGCTGCGCGCGCTGCTGGACACGCCGGCCGAGGGAGGTGCCGCGTGAAGCGCCCGCTGAACAAGCGCTGGGTGGTGAAGAAGGCGGCGCGCGCCGGCGTGACGCTGGGCTCGGCGTTGAGCGGCTCGCTATGGCTGCGCTCCGCCATGGCAGGGGGCGCGTGCGTGCGCGTGCTGACCTACCACCGCGTGGGGGACGACTGCCCGGAGGACCCCTTCTGCGTGACGCGCGACGCGTTCGACGCGCAGATGCGCCTGCTGGCCGAGGAGGGGCGCGCGGTGTCCCTCGCGCAGGTGCAAGCGTTCGTGAGCGGCGCACCGACCGACGGCGCAGTGCTCCCCGCGGACGCGTGCTTGGTGACCATCGACGACGGCTGCCTGAGCACGCTGACCGAGGTGCTCCCGACGCTGCAGCGCTGGGGCGTGCCGGCGGTGGCGTTCGTGAGCGCCGCGCTCGTCGGCGCAGACTACGAGGGGCTGCCCGAGCGCTACCTGACGTGGGACGAGCTGCGCACGCTCGACGCAAGCCCGCTGGTCACCATCGGCTCACACGCGCACACGCACCGCTCGCTGGGCCTGATGGACCCCGCCGAGGCGCGCACCGAGGCGCGTCGCTCGCGAGAGACGCTGGAGGCGCAGCTGGGGCACGAGGTGCGTTCGTTCGCCTACCCGTTCGGGACGCGCGCAGACTTCAACGGCGTGACCGAGCGCGTGCTGGCCGAGGCCGGCTATCACATCGCGTTCAACAGCATGCACGGCGCGGTGCGGCCCGGTGCCGACCCCATCAGCCTGCCGCGCGTGAAGGTGGAGGGCGGCGAGCCCCTGTCGTTGTTCGCGCTGCAGACCCGTGGGGCGATGGACGCGTGGCGCGTGGTGGACCAGAACCTGCACCGCCTGCAGCGCGTGCGTCAGGAGATCGTGTGACGGCTCGGCGCACCGTGAGCCGTGCGGCGGTCCGCTGGGAAACGGGGGGTCGCTCGTGAGCCGGGGCGGCCGGGTCGCACGCGTGGGGGTCGTGCTGATCGGACGCAACGAGGGCGCGCGCCTGGTGCGCTCCCTCGAGTCCGTGTGCGACGGACGGCGCCCCGTGGTCTACGTGGACTCGGGCTCCACCGACGACAGCGTGGCGGAGGCGCAGGCGCGTGGCGCCCTGGTGGTGGCGCTCGACATGTCGCAGCCCTTCAGCGCGGCGCGAGCGCGCAACGCTGGCTGGCGTGCGCTGCTCGCCGCACACCCGGACCTGGACGCGGTGCAGTTCGTGGACGGCGACTGCGAGGTCGCCGAGGACTGGCTCACGAGCGGCGCCGCCGCGCTGGCCGAGGACGACACCGTGGTGGCCGTCATGGGCTACCGCCGCGAGCGCTACCCCGAGGCCAGCGTGTACAACCGCGTGTGCGACGTGGAGTGGCGCAGCGGCCCGGCGGGGGACGTGCGCTGCTTTGGCGGAGACGTGATGATCCGCGCCACCGCGCTGCAGGCCGTGGGCGGCTACGACCCGAGCGTGATCGCGGCCGAGGACGACGAGCTGGGCGTGCGCCTGCGCGCCGCCACGGGCGGGCGCTTCGTGCGGCTCGCGCAGGACACCACGCTGCACGACGCGGACATGCACCACGCCAGCCAGTGGTGGCAGCGGGCCAAGCGCTGCGGCCACGGCTACGCGCAGGTGAACCACCTGCACGGCGCGCCGCCGGAGCGCTACTTCGAGGCGCAGCTGCGACGCAGCCTGTTGTGGGGGCTGGTGGTGCCAGCTGGCGCGCTGCTGCTCGCGCCACCCACGCTCGGGCTCTCGCTGGGCCTCTTCGCGCGTTACCCGCTGGTCGCCGTGCGCGCGGCGCTGCGGACGCGACGGCAGGGCTTCCCGGTCTCGCACGCGCTGGCGTGGGGCGGCAGCGTGGCCCTCGCGCCCTTCCCGGAAGCGCAGGGCGCCCTCAAGTTCCACCGCGACCGCGCACGGCGCGCCGCCCCCGAGATCATCGAGTACAAGTCATGAGCGCCAACGACCCGAGCACGCCTTCGCCCCTGTCCGTCGCCATCGTCGGCGCGGGGTACATCGCCGACTACCACGTGGCCGCGCTGCGCGCCGTGCCCGGGGTCCGCATCGCCGCGGTGTGCGACCTGCGCGAGAGCGCGGCCGCACGCTTCGCCGCGTCCCACGGGATCGGGGCCTCGTACGGCGACCTGGGGGCGATGCTGAACGCGGAGACTCTGGACGCGGTACACGTGCTGACGCCACCCCAGGCCCACGTCGCGCCGGCCGCGCAGGCGCTGCGCGCGGGGGTGGACGTGCTGCTGGAGAAGCCGCTCGCCCACACGCTCGCGGGCTGCGAGGAGCTGGCCCACGCGGCACGCGAGGGGCGCGCGCAGCTGGGCATCAGCCACAACTTCCTGTTCACCAAGCCCTACGAGCGGCTGGTGGCCGACGTAGAGAGCGGGCGCCTCGGGCACGTGGACCAGATCGACGTGGTCTGGAACAAGGAGCTGGGGCAGCTGAAGGGCGGGCCCTTCTCGGCCTTCATGCTGGCCGACCCGCGCAACATCCTGTTCGAGGTGGCGCCGCACTCGTTCGCGCACGCGCTGCACCTGACCAGCGTCGGGCCGCGCGCCGCGGGTGTG from Sandaracinaceae bacterium carries:
- a CDS encoding polysaccharide deacetylase family protein, which gives rise to MKRPLNKRWVVKKAARAGVTLGSALSGSLWLRSAMAGGACVRVLTYHRVGDDCPEDPFCVTRDAFDAQMRLLAEEGRAVSLAQVQAFVSGAPTDGAVLPADACLVTIDDGCLSTLTEVLPTLQRWGVPAVAFVSAALVGADYEGLPERYLTWDELRTLDASPLVTIGSHAHTHRSLGLMDPAEARTEARRSRETLEAQLGHEVRSFAYPFGTRADFNGVTERVLAEAGYHIAFNSMHGAVRPGADPISLPRVKVEGGEPLSLFALQTRGAMDAWRVVDQNLHRLQRVRQEIV